One Parcubacteria group bacterium genomic window carries:
- a CDS encoding CDP-alcohol phosphatidyltransferase family protein, giving the protein MEKRKYSRLEFKADICKPPNWITFFRIIGFFFLLLPLLRRDYFLAALISFLLLASTDYFDGWLARRTKTVTWLGKGLDPVADKIYLIGVMFALRLFSSYPIPGLLLLALEITLLVIGTVAFFGFQPVPKIGANEKNSDLILGANLFGKTKAILEIILIFLVFLERLDIFKITNGSILFLFYAATIAAMLSVLGHLGILERIPFKRYQCIGLHK; this is encoded by the coding sequence GTGGAAAAACGAAAATACAGCCGGCTTGAATTTAAGGCGGACATTTGCAAGCCGCCGAACTGGATAACGTTTTTTCGCATCATCGGATTTTTCTTTTTGCTTCTTCCTCTCTTGCGGCGGGATTATTTTCTCGCTGCTCTTATCTCGTTTCTTTTACTGGCCTCAACAGATTATTTTGACGGCTGGCTGGCGCGCCGGACAAAAACGGTTACTTGGCTCGGGAAAGGACTTGACCCAGTAGCAGATAAGATTTATTTGATTGGCGTAATGTTTGCCCTTAGACTTTTTTCGTCCTATCCAATTCCTGGATTATTGCTCTTGGCTCTTGAAATTACGCTTCTCGTTATAGGTACGGTAGCATTTTTTGGCTTTCAACCCGTGCCTAAAATCGGGGCAAACGAAAAAAACTCGGATTTAATCTTGGGCGCCAACCTGTTTGGGAAGACTAAAGCAATTTTAGAGATTATCCTTATTTTTCTCGTGTTTCTGGAGCGATTGGATATCTTTAAAATAACCAACGGTTCAATTCTGTTTCTCTTCTATGCTGCGACAATTGCCGCTATGCTTAGCGTTCTTGGGCATCTAGGCATACTCGAACGGATTCCATTTAAGCGGTATCAATGCATAGGGCTGCACAAATAA